In one window of Dokdonia sp. PRO95 DNA:
- a CDS encoding iron ABC transporter permease gives MNNTSYIPTFLILTLVLLVCVLANLSLGSVAIPIKDVIASLTGSEVSKSSWEYIIVDYRLPKAITAIIAGSGLAVSGLLMQTLFRNPLAGPFVLGISSGASLGVALYILGGTALGLSTALLSGKWGLIIAASAGSFLVLLMVIGVATRVKDTMALLIIGLMVGSLTSAVVSVLAYFSKAEELQRFVFWSFGSLGDLSWNGVGILALCFSAGLVLSITSIKSLDSFLLGDAYARTLGTRFSRSRLLIIIATSLLAGSITAFAGPIAFIGLAVPHLIRQVIKTTKHIILLPAVIMGGAILMLICDTIAQVPFSEFTLPINAISAMVGAPVVIWLLVRKKKLLF, from the coding sequence ATGAATAACACGAGCTACATCCCTACATTTCTCATTCTTACGCTAGTGTTGCTGGTATGTGTACTAGCAAATCTCAGTCTAGGATCTGTTGCTATCCCTATAAAGGATGTTATTGCGAGTCTTACAGGTTCTGAGGTTTCAAAATCTTCTTGGGAATATATTATTGTAGATTATAGGTTACCCAAAGCAATCACAGCGATTATTGCCGGATCTGGACTTGCGGTATCTGGATTGCTCATGCAAACACTCTTTCGTAATCCGCTGGCTGGTCCTTTTGTATTAGGTATTAGTAGTGGAGCAAGTTTAGGGGTTGCTTTGTACATTCTGGGAGGTACTGCTCTCGGACTTTCTACAGCACTTCTTTCTGGTAAATGGGGTCTTATAATCGCCGCAAGCGCAGGTAGTTTTTTGGTATTACTCATGGTTATAGGAGTCGCTACACGTGTAAAAGACACCATGGCACTGCTCATTATAGGTCTTATGGTAGGCAGCCTTACTAGCGCCGTAGTGAGTGTTCTAGCATACTTTAGTAAAGCAGAGGAATTACAGCGCTTTGTCTTTTGGTCTTTCGGGAGTCTTGGTGATTTATCATGGAATGGCGTTGGGATTTTGGCACTTTGCTTTAGTGCAGGATTAGTTTTATCCATCACAAGTATAAAATCACTCGATAGCTTTTTACTTGGCGATGCTTACGCAAGAACATTAGGTACTAGATTCTCACGTTCAAGATTACTTATTATCATCGCAACTAGCCTACTAGCAGGTAGTATCACTGCCTTTGCAGGTCCTATTGCTTTTATTGGGCTTGCAGTTCCGCATCTTATTCGTCAGGTGATAAAAACCACAAAACACATTATATTATTACCAGCGGTAATCATGGGAGGCGCCATTTTAATGCTTATTTGTGACACGATTGCGCAAGTACCTTTTAGCGAATTCACACTTCCCATCAACGCAATTTCTGCGATGGTAGGAGCTCCTGTTGTAATTTGGTTATTAGTGCGTAA
- a CDS encoding ABC transporter substrate-binding protein: MKNTTLFLVTLLSLFISCKEKSKDVKNSDGQGTSLSIDYANGFSIKLYSNHTIITVTEAFPGAQKEFKYALIPRDSSGNNTDEEQLNVLEQTLKSQGVDAILKTPLNTVVVTSTTHIPSLEMLGVAETLKGFPNLDYISSPLSRKRIANKEIIDLGQNESLNTELTIELRPEAIISFGVEGENKSLNSVERAGIPVLYNGDWVEKDPLGKAEWIKFFGALYGKEREADSIFNHIETDYNLLKEQIAAIENKPTVLSGGMFKDIWYLPKGDSWQAKVLEDAGGNYLWSETEGAGSIALSIESVLEKGQQADFWIAPGQYTSYNKLASDNPAYAQFDAFKNKKVYTFAKYKGETGGLLYYELAPNRPDLVLRDLAKILHPEIITEAFTFFDTLDE; the protein is encoded by the coding sequence ATGAAGAATACTACCCTATTTCTAGTTACTTTATTATCACTTTTCATTTCATGTAAGGAGAAATCAAAAGATGTTAAAAACAGCGATGGCCAAGGCACTTCATTGTCTATAGATTATGCAAATGGATTCTCTATAAAACTATACTCAAATCATACAATTATAACAGTTACAGAAGCATTTCCTGGAGCGCAAAAGGAGTTTAAATATGCACTAATACCGAGAGATTCTTCTGGAAATAACACAGATGAGGAGCAATTAAACGTATTAGAGCAAACTCTTAAATCACAGGGTGTAGATGCCATTCTAAAAACACCGTTAAACACTGTTGTCGTTACTTCCACCACACATATCCCTTCGTTAGAAATGCTGGGTGTAGCAGAGACGCTAAAAGGTTTTCCTAACCTTGATTATATCTCTAGTCCGCTTTCGCGAAAGCGTATTGCAAACAAAGAAATTATTGACCTTGGTCAAAATGAATCACTCAATACAGAACTCACTATCGAGCTGCGTCCAGAAGCAATTATAAGCTTTGGTGTAGAGGGAGAAAACAAGTCGCTTAACAGTGTAGAACGAGCTGGAATTCCTGTACTATATAATGGAGATTGGGTAGAGAAAGACCCACTAGGAAAAGCAGAATGGATTAAGTTTTTTGGCGCACTTTATGGCAAAGAGCGCGAGGCAGATAGCATTTTTAATCACATAGAAACCGACTACAACCTATTAAAAGAGCAAATAGCGGCTATAGAAAATAAGCCAACAGTTTTAAGTGGAGGTATGTTTAAAGATATCTGGTATCTACCTAAGGGTGACAGCTGGCAGGCAAAAGTACTTGAAGATGCTGGCGGTAATTACTTGTGGTCTGAGACTGAGGGAGCTGGAAGTATCGCACTAAGTATAGAATCTGTGCTAGAAAAAGGACAGCAAGCCGACTTCTGGATAGCACCAGGACAGTACACGAGTTATAATAAGCTTGCGAGTGATAACCCTGCTTATGCTCAGTTTGACGCATTTAAAAACAAGAAAGTTTACACATTTGCAAAATATAAAGGAGAAACTGGCGGATTGTTATATTATGAACTAGCACCTAACAGACCTGATTTAGTATTGCGAGATCTTGCCAAAATCTTACATCCAGAAATAATCACAGAAGCCTTTACTTTTTTTGACACACTAGATGAATAA
- a CDS encoding TonB-dependent receptor produces the protein MRHIFLFIAVMLYAHASVGQIDTLQVLPEVILSDVKLREHSVGIAIQKVSDSILQQSRTSLTDVLKNNTSIYFRENGPGGVSSASFRGTNASQTAVVWNGININSQLTGQTDFNTISTNNYDNLDDRAGGGSIIYGSGAIGGSVHLNNEIQFYKRAETNISAGYGSFDTQVAHAKTRFSTDKFYVDVGADFQQSENDFDYLDTDNLFNANGQYENLDLNLNAGYLLSSNGDKTHILKLHHNTYVGNRNFSGTLTAPSNDAYEDRNTRTLVAWENLSKRYDGTLRLAHIYEQFRYFANNESDLNDLGKAARYLANYEGTLKIDSSKRLTFLGEINTISAAGASIEKASRTSAAAVGLWKHQVLSALSYEIQVRQEVVEDYRSPFLLGVGLDYAFAKAYKVSFNASRNYRVPTFNDTYWAGPGAMGNPDIQPETSKQAELGIARSKNNVSLGLRGFYIDTDDLIKWQPNSAGIWSAVNIADTQHYGAELSFKLDKKLGQHQFTATAAYAYTIAENTETNKQLIYVPKNKGTVGVSHNYSWLSSYVQGIYNGSVFTTTDNTSTVESSFVANAGLTAELFKSGNHRMILSAQINNVLNTNYQTVAFRPNPGRNFLIQTTYTF, from the coding sequence ATGAGACATATTTTCCTTTTTATTGCAGTGATGCTGTATGCACACGCGTCTGTTGGACAGATAGATACACTTCAAGTTTTACCTGAGGTGATTTTGAGTGACGTAAAGTTACGAGAGCATAGCGTGGGGATTGCAATTCAAAAAGTATCTGATAGTATATTACAGCAATCTAGAACATCACTTACTGATGTTTTGAAGAATAACACAAGTATATATTTTAGAGAAAATGGTCCTGGAGGTGTTTCTTCGGCGTCTTTTAGAGGGACAAATGCTTCTCAAACAGCTGTGGTGTGGAATGGTATCAACATAAATAGTCAGCTCACAGGTCAAACCGATTTTAATACCATTTCCACTAATAATTACGATAATCTTGATGATCGTGCAGGCGGTGGTAGCATCATTTATGGTTCAGGAGCAATAGGAGGGAGCGTCCACCTTAATAATGAAATCCAGTTCTACAAACGTGCTGAGACTAATATTTCTGCGGGTTATGGAAGTTTTGATACGCAGGTAGCACATGCAAAAACAAGATTTTCTACAGACAAATTTTATGTGGACGTAGGAGCCGATTTCCAGCAGTCTGAAAATGATTTTGACTATCTGGATACAGATAATTTGTTCAATGCTAACGGTCAATACGAAAATCTAGATCTCAATCTCAATGCGGGATACCTATTATCCAGTAATGGTGATAAGACTCATATTTTAAAATTACACCATAACACATACGTAGGCAATCGTAATTTTTCTGGTACCCTTACCGCACCCTCTAATGATGCTTATGAGGATCGCAACACGAGAACCTTAGTAGCTTGGGAAAATCTAAGCAAGCGCTATGATGGAACTTTAAGACTAGCTCATATTTATGAGCAATTCAGATATTTTGCAAACAATGAGTCAGACCTTAATGATTTAGGCAAAGCCGCTCGTTACCTAGCAAACTATGAGGGAACTTTAAAAATAGATTCGTCCAAGAGACTTACGTTTTTGGGAGAAATAAACACCATATCGGCAGCGGGAGCTTCTATTGAGAAGGCATCTAGAACAAGCGCGGCTGCTGTGGGATTATGGAAACATCAAGTGCTATCGGCATTAAGTTATGAAATACAGGTAAGGCAGGAAGTTGTTGAAGATTATCGTAGTCCATTCTTACTAGGGGTTGGTTTGGATTACGCTTTCGCGAAAGCGTATAAAGTTTCATTCAACGCTTCCCGCAATTACCGTGTACCTACATTTAATGATACCTACTGGGCGGGACCTGGAGCTATGGGGAATCCAGATATTCAACCAGAAACTAGTAAACAAGCCGAGCTAGGGATTGCTAGAAGTAAGAACAACGTCTCTTTAGGTTTAAGAGGTTTTTATATAGATACAGACGATCTTATTAAATGGCAACCTAACAGTGCAGGAATATGGAGTGCCGTAAACATTGCAGACACACAACACTATGGAGCCGAATTGTCTTTTAAACTTGATAAGAAATTGGGACAACATCAATTTACAGCTACTGCAGCATACGCTTATACCATTGCAGAGAACACAGAAACTAATAAACAACTTATTTATGTGCCTAAAAATAAGGGTACTGTTGGTGTGAGTCACAATTATAGTTGGCTTAGTTCATATGTGCAGGGTATTTATAATGGAAGTGTTTTTACTACAACAGATAATACATCAACAGTAGAAAGTTCTTTTGTTGCAAATGCAGGCTTAACTGCGGAACTTTTTAAGAGTGGAAATCATAGAATGATATTATCCGCACAAATAAATAATGTCTTAAATACAAATTACCAAACGGTCGCTTTTAGGCCTAATCCTGGGCGCAACTTTTTAATACAAACAACGTATACCTTTTAA
- a CDS encoding DUF5074 domain-containing protein: MKKTIYLLSVVSLFAFSCESDDDFTEPIIEVEVEDEAYENGFLVTNQGPFNNGFGTVSFIDEGFSAIENDIYQTVNNDNLGNIVQSIGFTEDNAYVVANIGNRLTIVDRFTFEEIARIETGLSNPRFFASVDGKGYLTNWGDGADATDDYIAVIDLATNTITNTIAVEEGPEEILYNGTYLYVTNQGGFGVNDIVTVIDPATDTVVTTIPVGDAPNGLELDSAGNLWVLAGGSPAFTGTETAGSLSVINTTTNTVSASFDFGATDHPNSINIEGQNLYYYLNGEVFVSSTTDFEIPTTPELTGLSLFNMIVRGDVLIGANPGDFSSNGTIEVYDLTSGSIITSLSASLGTDQIYFNE; this comes from the coding sequence ATGAAAAAAACAATTTATTTATTATCCGTAGTATCGCTATTTGCCTTTTCTTGTGAAAGTGATGATGACTTTACAGAGCCAATTATAGAAGTAGAAGTAGAAGATGAGGCTTATGAGAATGGATTTTTAGTGACTAATCAGGGACCTTTTAATAATGGTTTTGGTACGGTGTCGTTTATCGATGAAGGATTTAGTGCTATCGAAAATGATATTTATCAGACGGTAAACAATGACAATCTAGGTAACATTGTGCAATCTATAGGGTTTACAGAGGATAATGCCTATGTGGTTGCAAATATTGGGAATAGACTTACGATAGTAGACAGATTTACCTTTGAAGAAATAGCTCGTATAGAGACTGGTTTATCTAATCCAAGATTTTTTGCAAGTGTTGACGGTAAGGGATATTTGACTAACTGGGGAGATGGAGCAGATGCAACAGATGATTATATTGCTGTTATAGATCTAGCCACTAATACAATCACAAATACTATCGCAGTAGAAGAAGGACCTGAAGAAATACTTTACAACGGGACTTATCTTTATGTTACAAATCAAGGTGGTTTTGGTGTAAATGACATTGTTACTGTAATTGATCCTGCTACAGATACTGTGGTTACAACAATACCAGTAGGTGATGCACCTAATGGATTAGAGTTAGATAGCGCAGGTAATTTATGGGTGCTTGCTGGAGGTTCTCCTGCATTTACAGGCACAGAGACTGCAGGAAGTCTATCTGTAATCAATACAACTACAAATACAGTATCTGCTTCATTTGATTTTGGAGCGACAGATCACCCTAACTCTATTAATATAGAAGGCCAAAATCTTTATTACTATTTAAATGGAGAGGTTTTTGTGTCTTCTACCACAGACTTTGAAATACCTACGACTCCAGAATTAACTGGATTATCACTATTTAATATGATTGTAAGAGGGGATGTATTAATAGGCGCAAATCCAGGGGATTTCTCTAGCAATGGAACTATAGAGGTTTATGATCTTACATCTGGGTCTATTATCACTTCACTTAGTGCCAGCTTAGGAACAGATCAGATATATTTTAATGAATAG
- a CDS encoding S41 family peptidase: MKNVALLSLLLLAFLSSCDDDLDDNLIPAENIEISDFVYRGLNYWSLYKEDVPELANDFFENDAARFDYLSQFSSPEAAFDALTSTRDRFSILRDDYVALENSLAGIRTSSGLNISLLIMPNDPTTAFGIVRYVVNDSPADLAGAERGMIFTLVDGQPLASADGQAIDGSTNFNSFFAPESYTIGLATYDGTDFTVTGEEIVINKTELTINPVHTVNVLSVGGNEIGYLHYTGFTNEFDSELNAAFAQFQSAGVTDLVLDLRYNGGGSIESANDLSTMITGQFNGEEFITQEYNADRNQANEFVRRFNNNLGSGDDGPAINSLGLTRVFVLTTGRSASASELILSGLDPYIEVIQIGTNTVGKFEGSFLLYDAPAPNFRRSEANPNHRYVMLPLVLKSVNADGLTDYFDGFTPDVLIAEDFENFGQLGEQGEPLLDAAIDVILNGRSSTNYNTNIQRSIYDSEQEDPLYQRMMVDRIDL; encoded by the coding sequence ATGAAAAACGTAGCACTCCTATCACTTTTACTTCTTGCCTTTTTAAGTTCTTGTGATGATGACCTTGATGATAATTTAATACCAGCAGAAAATATTGAAATCTCAGACTTTGTATATCGAGGTTTAAATTATTGGTCACTGTACAAAGAAGACGTTCCAGAACTAGCAAATGACTTTTTTGAGAACGACGCCGCTAGATTTGACTACTTAAGTCAGTTCTCATCGCCAGAAGCAGCTTTTGATGCGCTCACATCTACAAGAGATCGTTTTAGTATATTAAGAGATGACTATGTTGCTCTTGAAAACTCTCTCGCAGGTATACGTACTTCTTCTGGATTAAATATTTCTTTACTTATTATGCCTAATGATCCTACTACCGCTTTTGGTATTGTGCGCTATGTAGTAAATGACAGCCCGGCAGATCTTGCAGGAGCAGAACGAGGAATGATATTTACACTAGTAGATGGACAACCTCTCGCAAGTGCTGATGGACAAGCAATAGATGGAAGTACAAACTTTAATAGCTTTTTTGCTCCAGAAAGTTACACTATAGGTCTCGCGACCTATGATGGAACAGACTTTACTGTAACAGGAGAAGAGATTGTAATTAATAAAACAGAACTCACTATAAACCCTGTTCATACGGTAAACGTACTGAGCGTGGGAGGTAACGAAATAGGATATCTACACTACACAGGTTTTACAAATGAATTTGATAGCGAACTAAACGCTGCCTTTGCGCAATTTCAAAGTGCGGGTGTTACAGATCTTGTTCTTGACTTAAGATATAATGGAGGCGGATCTATAGAAAGTGCAAACGATCTTTCTACTATGATAACTGGACAGTTTAATGGTGAAGAATTCATAACCCAAGAGTATAATGCAGATAGAAATCAAGCAAATGAATTCGTAAGAAGATTTAATAACAATCTTGGCTCTGGAGATGATGGACCAGCCATAAATAGCTTAGGCTTAACCAGAGTTTTTGTTCTTACAACAGGTAGAAGTGCAAGTGCGAGTGAACTGATACTAAGCGGTCTTGATCCTTACATTGAGGTAATTCAAATAGGAACTAATACCGTAGGTAAATTTGAAGGTTCATTTTTATTATATGATGCCCCTGCACCTAATTTCCGTCGTTCAGAAGCAAACCCTAATCATCGTTATGTAATGTTGCCATTAGTATTAAAATCTGTAAATGCAGATGGATTAACAGACTACTTTGATGGTTTTACACCAGATGTACTAATTGCCGAAGATTTTGAAAACTTTGGACAACTAGGAGAACAAGGAGAGCCATTACTAGATGCGGCTATAGACGTTATTCTTAATGGTAGAAGTAGTACGAACTACAATACTAATATTCAGCGCTCTATTTACGATTCAGAACAAGAAGATCCATTATATCAACGTATGATGGTAGATCGTATCGATTTATAA
- a CDS encoding TonB-dependent receptor: MFKLTLTILGLLIGVTSFSQVTVTGTVTDKNNVPISGANVIEKGTSNGAITDFDGNYNITVQSNGTLEISYLGFDTKRVAVNGQSSINVTLEEGVGLGEVVLVGSRTAPRSQVDTAVPVDVVSAKELQTTGQVTFDKALQYKIPSFNTVQTPVNDATSLLDPYEIRNMGPSRTLILVNGKRKNLSALLYTQTSPGRGETGADISAIPTDAIKRVEILRDGASAQYGSDAIAGVMNVILKDNDNQGSATLRTGITSEGDGEMVGISVNNGNTIGDDKGFINYTVDFSKVNLANRPGKVDAAGEFGDFFDDEAAVPITLGEVEEFLSRNPDANNINGSPETASSKFLVNGGFDLSDNTELYFNTAYVYKKVNSFANYRTPYWRTITDFPYLADFFPGDNPNNPGGYDGYVPTFEGLLNDYNGTIGIRTSINEWNVDASYTTGGNTQTYRVSDSHNRNVVFSPSVFVDANGNGTVDDGEITEGSQLYRENSARQFDPGGTKFTHNVGNIDISRVLSDKVSIGFGAEFRNEVFEVIEGKLDSYDGGGADSFAGNSPENSGKFNRYNFGGYFSLDYDVTDAFLLSGTVRTENYSDFGNTFVYKFSSRYKLTDNLTVRGSLSTGFRAPTLHQIYTQKAQYSFIPGQGIQVGGLVNNVSTQAQLLGIDELDAETSNNFTIGFGGKLANNLTFTVDYYNIAVKDRIVLGSEITGTEFDDDGNNIGTTPLDDILRDNNLSDVSFFSNAIDTRTSGLDVVISKRNIELGNGKLGLNLSGNYTITNERDGAVKNPQLVEDSGQSVVNATQEALFFTSRPRTKWILGGNYDIGKFAFSLNNTYFGKTTFKQQGLDDNLRTEFIPKIVTDLGINYNVTEKITLALNVNNLLNVLPEWEFKAENAAGSAILADAAATQNQSNLITFNQRYSQMTYDGYHFSQLGTMFNLSLNYQF; encoded by the coding sequence ATGTTTAAACTCACGTTAACTATTTTAGGTCTATTAATTGGTGTGACCTCATTTTCTCAAGTTACTGTTACAGGTACTGTGACAGATAAAAACAACGTTCCCATCTCTGGTGCAAACGTCATTGAAAAAGGAACTTCAAATGGTGCTATCACAGATTTTGATGGTAATTACAATATTACAGTTCAAAGTAACGGTACTTTAGAAATAAGCTACTTAGGCTTTGATACCAAGCGCGTAGCTGTAAATGGCCAATCATCTATTAATGTTACACTTGAAGAAGGCGTAGGCCTTGGTGAGGTGGTACTTGTAGGATCAAGAACTGCCCCTAGAAGTCAGGTAGACACGGCTGTACCTGTAGATGTAGTATCTGCCAAAGAGCTACAAACTACTGGTCAAGTAACCTTTGACAAAGCGTTACAGTATAAGATACCATCATTTAATACCGTACAAACTCCTGTAAATGATGCAACTTCTCTTCTAGATCCATATGAAATCAGAAATATGGGTCCTTCTAGAACATTAATATTAGTTAATGGTAAAAGAAAAAACCTAAGTGCACTTCTTTATACTCAAACTTCTCCAGGACGTGGAGAGACGGGTGCAGATATCTCTGCAATCCCTACAGATGCAATCAAGCGCGTTGAAATATTACGTGATGGTGCATCTGCACAATATGGTTCTGATGCAATAGCTGGTGTAATGAACGTTATTTTAAAAGATAATGATAATCAAGGATCGGCAACGCTAAGAACTGGGATTACTTCTGAGGGTGATGGTGAGATGGTAGGAATCAGTGTGAACAATGGAAACACAATTGGCGATGATAAAGGGTTTATCAATTATACTGTAGACTTCTCTAAAGTAAATCTTGCAAATAGACCAGGTAAAGTGGATGCTGCTGGCGAATTTGGAGACTTTTTTGATGATGAAGCCGCTGTTCCAATCACTTTAGGTGAGGTAGAGGAGTTTTTATCTCGTAATCCAGATGCAAATAACATTAACGGATCACCAGAGACGGCATCTTCTAAATTTCTAGTAAATGGAGGTTTTGACCTAAGTGATAATACTGAGTTGTATTTCAATACCGCTTATGTCTATAAAAAGGTTAACAGTTTTGCAAATTATAGAACTCCATATTGGAGAACTATTACAGACTTCCCTTATTTAGCCGATTTCTTTCCAGGTGATAACCCTAATAATCCAGGTGGTTATGATGGTTATGTACCTACGTTTGAAGGTCTTCTTAACGATTATAATGGTACGATTGGAATTAGAACTAGCATCAATGAATGGAATGTGGACGCTAGTTACACTACCGGAGGAAACACACAAACATACCGCGTAAGTGACTCTCACAATAGAAACGTTGTATTCTCCCCATCTGTTTTTGTTGATGCAAACGGGAATGGAACTGTAGATGATGGTGAAATTACTGAAGGATCTCAATTATACAGAGAAAATAGCGCACGCCAATTTGATCCAGGTGGAACAAAATTTACTCATAATGTAGGTAACATTGATATCTCTAGAGTACTTTCAGACAAAGTAAGTATTGGATTTGGTGCTGAGTTTAGAAATGAGGTATTTGAGGTAATTGAAGGAAAGCTTGATTCTTATGATGGTGGTGGAGCAGATTCTTTTGCAGGTAACAGCCCTGAAAACTCTGGAAAGTTTAACCGTTACAACTTTGGAGGGTATTTCTCTTTAGATTATGACGTTACTGATGCTTTCTTATTAAGCGGAACAGTTAGAACAGAAAATTACTCTGATTTTGGTAATACATTTGTTTATAAATTTAGCTCACGCTATAAGCTTACAGACAATCTCACAGTAAGAGGTTCATTATCTACTGGATTTAGAGCTCCTACATTACACCAGATTTATACACAAAAAGCACAATATAGCTTTATCCCAGGTCAAGGTATTCAAGTGGGAGGTTTAGTAAATAACGTGTCTACACAAGCCCAATTATTAGGAATTGATGAACTAGATGCAGAGACATCAAATAACTTCACCATAGGTTTTGGTGGTAAACTAGCAAACAATCTTACGTTTACAGTAGATTATTACAACATTGCTGTAAAAGATCGTATCGTTTTAGGATCTGAAATTACAGGAACTGAATTTGATGATGATGGTAATAATATAGGTACTACTCCACTAGATGATATTCTAAGAGACAATAACTTGAGTGATGTAAGTTTCTTCTCTAATGCTATTGATACAAGAACTTCTGGACTTGACGTAGTTATTAGTAAAAGAAATATCGAGTTAGGTAACGGTAAGCTTGGACTTAATCTATCTGGTAATTATACAATTACAAATGAACGTGATGGTGCTGTAAAAAATCCACAACTTGTGGAGGATTCTGGACAATCTGTAGTAAATGCTACCCAAGAAGCGCTATTCTTTACTTCTAGACCTAGAACTAAATGGATTTTGGGTGGTAACTATGATATTGGAAAGTTTGCTTTCTCATTAAACAACACCTATTTCGGGAAGACTACATTTAAGCAGCAAGGACTTGATGATAACCTACGCACAGAGTTTATCCCTAAGATTGTTACAGATCTTGGTATCAACTATAACGTAACAGAAAAGATCACGCTTGCCCTTAACGTAAACAATTTATTGAATGTATTACCAGAGTGGGAATTTAAAGCAGAAAATGCTGCAGGATCAGCTATTTTAGCAGATGCAGCAGCAACGCAAAACCAATCTAATTTAATAACTTTCAATCAGCGCTATTCTCAAATGACGTATGACGGTTATCACTTTAGCCAGTTAGGTACGATGTTTAACTTATCTCTTAACTACCAGTTCTAA
- a CDS encoding DUF1343 domain-containing protein, which produces MRLIFFKNTLFLTLTLLISCANSGGDSNAFAKAESNTQPLIKETLPQKNIITGANRTSLYLPLLKGKKIGVVTNKSGLIFKSTPHTEKESTHLVDSLVSSGIDIARVFSPEHGFRGDVDAGEQVKDGKDPKTGLDIISLYGKNKKPSQEQLEGLDIILFDIQDVGVRFYTYISTLTYVMEAAAEKEIPVIVLDRPNPNAHYIDGPTLEKEHSSFLGMHEVPLVYGMTIGEYAMMVNGEGWLKGSMQCDLTVIPLKNWTYSTPYSLPTRPSPNLPNDKSINLYPSLGFFEGTTINAGRGTEMQFQIFGAPDFSPSNFAYSYTPEPNFGSKNPKHNGQLCYGVDLRTQEYMNHVNLEWLIEAYTASADKKNFFKTASFTLHAGNKKLQQQIQDGYNFKEIKRDWIKDIENFKNIRKQYLMYE; this is translated from the coding sequence ATGCGTCTCATTTTCTTCAAAAATACCCTTTTTTTAACGCTCACACTCTTAATTTCTTGTGCAAATAGTGGTGGAGATAGTAACGCTTTCGCGAAAGCGGAATCTAATACTCAACCACTCATAAAGGAAACTTTACCTCAGAAAAACATTATTACAGGCGCAAACAGAACATCCTTATACTTACCATTATTAAAAGGTAAAAAGATAGGTGTAGTCACAAACAAAAGCGGACTCATATTTAAAAGTACTCCGCACACCGAAAAGGAAAGTACACATCTCGTAGATTCTCTTGTCTCAAGCGGAATTGATATAGCACGTGTTTTCTCACCAGAACATGGGTTTCGCGGTGATGTAGATGCTGGGGAGCAAGTAAAAGATGGAAAAGATCCAAAAACTGGACTCGATATTATTTCCCTTTATGGTAAAAATAAAAAGCCTAGCCAGGAGCAATTAGAAGGTCTCGATATAATCCTCTTTGACATACAAGATGTGGGTGTTCGATTTTACACCTATATTTCTACACTCACCTACGTGATGGAAGCCGCTGCCGAAAAAGAAATTCCCGTGATTGTGCTAGATAGACCAAATCCTAATGCTCATTATATAGACGGTCCTACGCTGGAAAAGGAGCACTCAAGTTTTTTAGGGATGCATGAAGTACCCTTAGTATACGGTATGACTATAGGAGAATATGCTATGATGGTGAATGGTGAGGGCTGGCTTAAAGGCAGCATGCAGTGTGACCTTACAGTAATACCGTTAAAAAACTGGACATACTCTACGCCGTACTCACTACCTACCCGCCCATCTCCTAACCTTCCTAACGATAAAAGTATTAACCTCTACCCTAGCCTAGGCTTCTTTGAAGGAACTACCATTAATGCGGGAAGAGGAACAGAAATGCAGTTTCAAATCTTTGGCGCTCCAGATTTTTCACCTAGCAACTTTGCATACTCTTACACTCCAGAGCCTAATTTTGGGTCAAAAAACCCTAAACATAATGGGCAGCTGTGCTATGGTGTAGACTTGCGCACACAAGAGTACATGAATCACGTTAATCTAGAGTGGCTCATAGAGGCTTACACTGCAAGCGCTGATAAGAAGAACTTCTTTAAAACTGCTAGTTTTACACTTCATGCTGGAAATAAAAAACTACAGCAGCAAATCCAAGATGGATATAACTTCAAAGAGATTAAACGTGACTGGATAAAGGATATAGAAAACTTTAAAAACATACGTAAGCAGTACCTTATGTATGAATAA